The Candidatus Effluviviaceae Genus V sp. region CCGGCCGTCCCTGGCTGGCGACGAGCTGCCGACGGCCTTCGTACTCCATCCCAACAGGCCCAACCCCTTCAACCCGGTCACGACGCTCCGCCTCGAGGTTCCCGCCGGCGGCGGAGACGTCGACGTGTCGGTCTACGACGTCGCAGGCAGGCGCGTCGCCACGCTCCACAGCGGCCCCCTCCCGGCAGGCGAGCACAGCCTGCGCTGGTCCGGCAGGGACAGGCACGGCAATGCCGTTGCAACCGGCGTCTACTTCGGTAGAATGGAGGCGCCGGGCTACACGCACACCGTCAGGATGCTCCTCCTGAAGTAGCCCATCGACAGCGACCCCCCCTTCGACCGTGGAGACGTCCATGGAGACGATCCGTCACATCGGCGTGTTGACAAGCGGCGGGGACGCGCCGGGCATGAACGCGGCGACCCGCGCCGTCGTTCGGACCGCGCTCTCGCACACGATCAGGGTGTCCGGCATCATGCGCGGCTACACGGGCCTCATCGAGGGCGACTTTCTCGATATGGACGCCCGGTCGGTGTCGAACGTCATCCAGTTCGGTGGGACGATCCTGAAGACCAGTCGCTCGGCCGACTTCTACGAAGTGGCGGGCCGCGCGAAGGCAGCCGAGCGTATGAGGGCTCACGGGATCGACGCTCTCATCGCCATCGGAGGCGACGGGACGTTCCAGGGGCTCCACAAGCTCGAGCAGGAACACGGCATCCCCGGGATCGGCGTACCGGGGACGATCGACAACGATGTCTACGGAACCGACTTCACGATCGGGTTCGACACAGCCGCCAACACGGCGCTCGAGTCGATCGACAAGATCCGCGACACGGCGGCCTCGCACGACCGCATGTTCTTCATCGAGGTGATGGGGAGAGCGTGCGGCGCGCTCGGCCTCTCGGTCGGCCTGGCCGGGGGAGCCGAGGCGATCCTGATACCGGAGATCCCGTACGATCTGGACAGGCTCTGCAGGACGCTCGAGCACGGACGCGAGCGCGGGAAGACGAGCTTCATCATCGTCGTCTCGGAAGGCGTGACCGAAGGCGGCGCACGGGAGGTCGCCGAGGGGGTCAAGTCACAGCTCGGCGTCGGCTACCGCGTCAACGTCCTGGGACACATCCAGCGGGGCGGGGCCCCGACCGCCTT contains the following coding sequences:
- the pfkA gene encoding 6-phosphofructokinase; this translates as METIRHIGVLTSGGDAPGMNAATRAVVRTALSHTIRVSGIMRGYTGLIEGDFLDMDARSVSNVIQFGGTILKTSRSADFYEVAGRAKAAERMRAHGIDALIAIGGDGTFQGLHKLEQEHGIPGIGVPGTIDNDVYGTDFTIGFDTAANTALESIDKIRDTAASHDRMFFIEVMGRACGALGLSVGLAGGAEAILIPEIPYDLDRLCRTLEHGRERGKTSFIIVVSEGVTEGGAREVAEGVKSQLGVGYRVNVLGHIQRGGAPTAFDRQLASRLGRAAVETLLAGGSSAMTGVSCGRVQLVPLRETWEKKSEIDEELLTVAEVVGS